Proteins from one Pseudomonadota bacterium genomic window:
- a CDS encoding uracil-DNA glycosylase: MEALHTAIESFDGCALKRTATTTCVYDGNTQARILLIGEAPGAQEDRQGKPFVGPAGQLLDKMLVAIDLDRSKVLISNMLFWRPPGNRTPTAEEISTCLPFVERMVEIIRPEILIYVGGSAAKAMLGRSEGITRLRGRWFTYTAKDGREIPATAVFHPAFLLRQPGRKRESWRDLQAIRRRLESYT, from the coding sequence ATGGAGGCACTACATACAGCTATCGAAAGTTTCGATGGCTGCGCCCTCAAGCGGACGGCGACGACCACCTGCGTCTACGACGGCAACACGCAAGCGCGCATTCTTTTGATTGGCGAGGCACCGGGCGCGCAGGAAGATCGGCAGGGCAAACCCTTTGTCGGGCCGGCCGGCCAATTGCTGGACAAGATGCTCGTCGCGATCGATCTGGACCGCTCAAAGGTCCTGATCAGCAACATGCTTTTCTGGCGGCCGCCTGGCAACAGAACGCCTACAGCCGAGGAAATCTCTACCTGTTTGCCGTTCGTCGAACGCATGGTCGAGATCATCAGGCCTGAGATCCTGATCTATGTCGGCGGCAGCGCGGCAAAGGCGATGCTGGGTCGAAGCGAGGGCATCACCCGGCTGAGGGGGCGCTGGTTCACCTACACAGCAAAGGACGGCCGCGAGATCCCGGCGACCGCCGTCTTTCATCCCGCCTTCCTGCTCCGCCAGCCCGGCCGCAAGCGCGAAAGCTGGCGTGACCTGCAGGCGATTCGCCGGCGGCTGGAGTCCTATACTTAA